Proteins from a genomic interval of Zingiber officinale cultivar Zhangliang chromosome 1B, Zo_v1.1, whole genome shotgun sequence:
- the LOC121969452 gene encoding fra a 1-associated protein-like: MGWKREDDELSGRGFGDLANRPNSNPNFPRSAEGGDRFSTRRVVRSNCRTEEVEPGRFVRKCEKTEQLLRDCVGRPPQVVESNTEYTEVDVTEDMNKGHIPFDPPSAEPFTFPGLQNDINSIERTLFGGFRHFLEAAEEMTNEFFRSMGDPLQRRSEPAPFGHSRPADEQLKNDHPTQPSKSDFSGYSGQMTDV; encoded by the exons atggGGTGGAAACGGGAGGACGACGAGCTTTCGGGGCGTGGCTTCGGCGATCTCGCAAACCGCCCTAACTCGAACCCTAATTTCCCTCGATCCGCGGAGGGCGGCGACCGTTTCTCGACGCGTAGGGTGGTCCGATCGAACTGCCGGACGGAGGAGGTGGAGCCTGGCAGGTTCGTGCGCAAGTGTGAGAAGACAGAGCAGCTTCTGAGGGATTGCGTTGGCAG GCCTCCACAGGTAGTTGAATCAAATACTGAGTACACTGAAGTCGATGTCACTGAAGATATGAACAAGGGACACATACCTTTTGACCCACCTTCAGCAGAGCCCTTCACTTTTCCCGGGCTTCAAAATGATATCAATAGTATCGAAAGGACATTGTTCGGAGGCTTCAGGCATTTCTTGGAGGCAGCAGAAGAGATGACGAATGAGTTCTTCAGATCAATGGGGGATCCTTTGCAGCGTCGAAGTGAACCAGCACCATTTGGTCACTCCAGGCCTGCTGACGAGCAACTGAAGAATGACCATCCTACACAACCGAGCAAGTCAGATTTCTCTGGCTATTCCGGGCAGATGACAGATGTCTAA
- the LOC121969442 gene encoding protein VAPYRIN-like has translation MDRLISLEPSNQVPVRVELGQKCSGQLVLRNVMFTMPVAFRIEPVNKARYAVRPSSGIIAPLATMTVEFTYLLPLNSALPDSVPRCDDPFLLHSVVVPSASSKERTSTVDSVPSEWFSNKKKQVFTDSGIRVFFVGSAVLTRLIADGSMDSVREVLEKSDPEWRAVDSVDSTGQTLLHLAIARSRPDLVQLLLEFDPNVEATDRTGQSPLEAAAAAGETLIAELLLSRRASTERSQGSELGPLHLAAAAGHAEVLRLLILKGVSVDAPTADGRTALRVAVEGRQRECVKLLLASGARADARGGADRGTPLHAAAVAGDEAMAKLLLSRSAAGAKEVRNAAGRTAYDLAAEGGHARMLDALKLGDDLAAAARKGDPWAAARMVEQGAAVDGQDQHGWTALMRAAFKGKVETMRVLIEKGAEVEARDEEGYTALHCAAEAGHAEAVEALLKRGVDTEARTAKGATAAEIAAVYGNDEVLRVLGEGAATPRQDLLAVGKGGVKDKAEKKGKVRESRRRGRRIGGGALAARSGGRVDVAEAEVTWSH, from the coding sequence ATGGATAGGCTAATAAGCTTAGAGCCGTCGAACCAGGTGCCGGTCCGGGTGGAACTGGGGCAGAAGTGCTCCGGCCAGCTCGTCCTCCGCAACGTCATGTTCACCATGCCGGTAGCGTTCCGTATCGAGCCGGTGAACAAGGCTCGGTACGCGGTCCGTCCGAGTTCCGGCATCATCGCGCCGTTGGCGACGATGACGGTTGAGTTCACCTACCTGCTGCCGCTCAACTCGGCGCTGCCCGACTCGGTTCCTCGCTGCGACGACCCGTTCCTCCTCCACAGCGTCGTCGTCCCCAGCGCCTCCTCCAAGGAACGAACCTCCACCGTCGACTCGGTCCCCAGCGAGTGGTTCAGCAATAAGAAGAAGCAGGTGTTCACGGACAGTGGCATCAGGGTCTTCTTTGTGGGATCGGCCGTGTTGACTCGGTTGATAGCGGACGGGTCGATGGATTCGGTGAGGGAAGTGTTAGAGAAGAGTGACCCCGAGTGGCGAGCGGTCGACTCGGTCGATTCGACCGGGCAGACCTTGCTCCATTTAGCAATTGCCCGGTCCAGACCGGATTTGGTTCAGCTCCTCCTCGAGTTCGACCCTAACGTGGAGGCTACCGATCGGACCGGCCAATCGCCGCTGGAGGCGGCGGCGGCAGCCGGGGAAACCCTAATTGCTGAGCTTCTTCTATCGAGGCGGGCGTCGACGGAGAGATCTCAGGGGTCAGAGCTCGGCCCGCTGCACCTGGCTGCCGCCGCCGGCCACGCGGAGGTGCTTCGGCTCCTTATACTTAAAGGAGTGAGCGTGGATGCGCCCACGGCGGACGGACGGACAGCGTTGCGAGTGGCCGTAGAGGGTAGGCAGAGGGAGTGCGTGAAGCTTCTGCTTGCCTCCGGTGCGAGGGCGGACGCCCGAGGCGGCGCCGACAGGGGAACGCCGCTCCACGCTGCGGCGGTCGCAGGGGACGAGGCCATGGCGAAACTGCTACTGTCCCGCAGTGCGGCCGGGGCGAAGGAAGTGCGAAATGCGGCCGGGCGGACGGCGTACGATCTCGCGGCAGAGGGCGGCCACGCGAGGATGCTGGACGCGCTAAAGCTGGGAGACGATCTGGCGGCGGCCGCTAGGAAGGGCGATCCGTGGGCTGCGGCGCGGATGGTCGAACAAGGGGCGGCGGTGGACGGGCAGGACCAGCATGGGTGGACGGCGCTGATGAGGGCGGCGTTCAAGGGGAAGGTGGAGACGATGCGAGTGCTGATAGAGAAGGGGGCGGAGGTGGAGGCGAGGGACGAGGAGGGGTACACGGCGCTCCATTGCGCGGCGGAGGCAGGGCATGCCGAGGCGGTGGAGGCGCTCCTTAAGCGAGGGGTCGACACCGAGGCGCGGACGGCGAAGGGAGCGACCGCGGCGGAGATAGCCGCCGTCTACGGGAACGACGAGGTCTTAAGGGTGCTGGGTGAGGGAGCGGCGACGCCGCGGCAGGATCTTCTGGCGGTGGGGAAGGGAGGGGTCAAAGACAAAGCGGAGAAGAAGGGGAAGGTACGAGAAAGTAGAAGGCGGGGGAGGAGGATCGGCGGCGGCGCACTGGCGGCGAGGAGCGGCGGTCGCGTTGACGTGGCCGAAGCGGAGGTGACGTGGTCGCACTAG